A segment of the Bacillus licheniformis DSM 13 = ATCC 14580 genome:
TAATAAGCGCCATCTTTAAAAACAAAAAAACATCGACAAAAGAAGTCACCGTCGGCCGTTTCGGACTGAATTAAGAAAAAAAGCGCAGTGCGAAACCGCGAAGGAGCTTAGATTTCGCGAACCCGAGAAACGGGCGTTGATCGAAAATGCATGATGAGTTTTACCGTCCAGAGAAAAAGAAGTGATGAAAAAAGCCGGGTCATTTTCCGGCTTTTCCTATTTCATTTTAAAAAAACAAGAAATCACTTTATGCTGCTGGATATAAACATTGAAGCATCTTGATTCATAAAAATACGCCGGCCGTGAAAAAATGTCTTCATTTCAGTTGATTTAAATCCAACATCGGATAATCTTTTTTTCAATTCTTCGTGCGAAAAACCGTTGTGAACTTTCGGATGTTGTATTTTGTCATTTTTGTCAAAATCAATAATTATGAGCTTGCCGCCATCATTTAAAATGCCGAACAGTTCTTGTAAAATTTTATTTGTATCCGGAATATGAAGAAGGACTAGTGACATTAAAACGATGTCTGCCTTCAGTTCAGGAGTTTCTTGGGTGAAATCTGAATAAAGCGTCTTTGCGTTGGCGATTCCTTTGCGAGAAATTTTAGCTTTCGCCACCTCCAGCATTTGTTTGGATGAATCGACCAGCAAAATAGAATGTACTAAATCTGATAATTCTAAACTAATGAGACCCGTACCGCTCCCATAGTCAATTAAAGATTTTGATTGACTGTTTCGCAATTCCGGTCTTACTTCATTCACGATCACTTTAGCTAATTCAATTCTTTCTTCTGTATCATATCGCTTTGCGATCTGTTCAAAAACGTTATTTTCCATATTCCACTTCCTATTTATTTTTAGATGGTTTACTGAAAACTATGCTAACACCTTACATATTTCCGTTTGAAACCGAGACGGCCTCTATCAATATCTTTTTGAATATTTTTGGAAGCATTCAGGATACTGCTTTTTTTCTTGCCCCGCCTGAGTTCGACCGGGCCTACTGCTTTTGCGGTTTCAACCGCCTTTTCATGAAGCGGCAAATATGAAATCCCGACTGTGTAGATAAAATGATTCATAGCCGATTTTGTTCGATCTGGAGAATCGTGAATCGTACGTTCCACCTGATCAAGCATACTGGCAATTTTAGCTACATTAAATTCATCGTCCGGTCGATTACCTAAAAGCCAGCAGTAACAGCTCCAGCCTGCCGACATTTTAAGCTCTTCACCGCTTGAGATCCATTTATCAGCAACAGCCTGCGCAAAATCGGTTTCTGCCAAAGTTACGGCAACAACATAATCA
Coding sequences within it:
- a CDS encoding DNA alkylation repair protein, which codes for MDLETVMKELEALGTENMKKRYITNGAHEPLFGVATGKMKPLAKKIKKNQPLAEQLYATGNYDAMYFAGIIADPMTMTEADFERWIDAAYFYMLSDYVVAVTLAETDFAQAVADKWISSGEELKMSAGWSCYCWLLGNRPDDEFNVAKIASMLDQVERTIHDSPDRTKSAMNHFIYTVGISYLPLHEKAVETAKAVGPVELRRGKKKSSILNASKNIQKDIDRGRLGFKRKYVRC
- a CDS encoding class I SAM-dependent methyltransferase — protein: MENNVFEQIAKRYDTEERIELAKVIVNEVRPELRNSQSKSLIDYGSGTGLISLELSDLVHSILLVDSSKQMLEVAKAKISRKGIANAKTLYSDFTQETPELKADIVLMSLVLLHIPDTNKILQELFGILNDGGKLIIIDFDKNDKIQHPKVHNGFSHEELKKRLSDVGFKSTEMKTFFHGRRIFMNQDASMFISSSIK